A single region of the Gilliamella apis genome encodes:
- a CDS encoding pyridoxal phosphate-dependent aminotransferase, which translates to MHKLANRLDHFSDSVIRRMTRIANQYQAINLSQGFPDFDPPKSLIDALKQAADDGPHQYEITWGSAEFRRLLAKKQQKLMNIDINPDENVLVTCGSTEAMMCAVMTVCNPKDKVIIFSPFYENYGADAILSDATPIYVPLIPPTFEFDKQQLRQAFEQGAKALILCNPSNPCGKVFTKAELDYISQLAIEFDAFIITDEVYEHMVYAPHQHLYLANFPNMKERTICCSSLSKTYSITGWRLGYIIADKKIIDGCKMIHDFLTVGAAAPLQKAACAGLALGEDYYQQLIQTYTDKRHLFLSGLDDIGLTYYEPQGAYYVLVDISEINPFNTDFEFCEWLIREVGVAAVPGSAFFKHPEYRYIRFHFAKQEPTLIAALERLSKLKEKLSCLKN; encoded by the coding sequence ATGCATAAATTAGCCAATCGACTCGATCACTTTTCTGATTCGGTTATCCGTCGGATGACTCGGATCGCTAATCAATATCAAGCAATCAATTTATCTCAGGGGTTTCCTGATTTTGACCCACCTAAATCTTTAATTGATGCATTAAAACAAGCTGCGGATGATGGTCCTCATCAATATGAAATTACGTGGGGTTCAGCTGAATTTCGACGTTTGTTAGCTAAAAAACAACAAAAATTAATGAATATTGATATCAATCCAGATGAAAATGTGCTGGTAACATGTGGTAGTACCGAAGCAATGATGTGTGCGGTAATGACGGTCTGTAATCCGAAAGATAAAGTTATTATCTTTTCACCTTTTTACGAAAACTACGGGGCAGACGCGATTCTATCCGATGCTACCCCAATTTATGTACCGCTAATTCCACCAACATTCGAATTTGATAAGCAACAACTTCGACAAGCTTTTGAACAAGGAGCTAAAGCTTTAATTTTATGTAATCCTAGCAATCCTTGTGGCAAGGTATTTACCAAAGCAGAACTTGACTATATTAGCCAACTAGCTATTGAGTTTGATGCTTTCATTATTACCGATGAAGTTTATGAGCATATGGTTTATGCACCGCATCAACATCTTTATTTAGCCAATTTCCCTAATATGAAAGAGCGAACAATTTGCTGTAGCTCACTATCGAAAACATATTCGATAACTGGTTGGCGACTTGGATATATTATTGCTGATAAGAAAATTATTGACGGTTGTAAGATGATTCATGATTTTCTTACCGTTGGTGCTGCAGCACCATTACAAAAAGCAGCTTGTGCAGGATTAGCCTTAGGTGAAGATTATTACCAACAGTTAATCCAAACCTATACTGATAAACGTCATTTATTTTTAAGTGGATTAGATGACATAGGACTTACATATTATGAACCTCAAGGTGCTTATTATGTATTAGTTGATATTTCAGAGATTAATCCTTTTAATACCGATTTTGAATTTTGTGAATGGTTAATCAGAGAGGTGGGTGTAGCTGCCGTACCAGGCTCCGCCTTTTTTAAGCACCCTGAATATCGCTATATTCGCTTCCATTTTGCAAAACAAGAACCAACGCTAATTGCAGCTTTAGAAAGATTATCCAAACTCAAGGAAAAATTATCATGTTTAAAAAACTAA
- a CDS encoding Grx4 family monothiol glutaredoxin, with protein MTTELTTLDKIKKQIDENPIILYMKGSPKLPSCGFSAQAVQVLSQCGVPFAYVDILQNPDIRAELPKYANWPTFPQLWVEGELVGGCDIMLEMFQTGELQTLIKQTAEKHKP; from the coding sequence ATGACAACTGAATTAACCACACTTGATAAGATTAAAAAGCAAATCGATGAAAATCCGATTATTCTTTATATGAAAGGGTCACCCAAATTACCAAGTTGTGGATTTTCAGCTCAAGCGGTACAAGTATTATCACAATGTGGTGTACCTTTTGCCTATGTGGATATTTTACAAAATCCCGATATTCGAGCTGAATTACCAAAATATGCTAATTGGCCAACTTTCCCGCAACTTTGGGTTGAAGGTGAATTAGTCGGTGGTTGTGACATTATGTTAGAAATGTTTCAGACTGGTGAATTGCAGACCTTGATCAAACAGACTGCTGAAAAACATAAACCATAA
- the rnt gene encoding ribonuclease T has translation MPNAKLCERFRGFYPVVIDIETSGFDPNQNAILEIAAITLKMDEEGFLAPDETLQFNVKPFENAILEPTALAFNGIDPDNPLRDAVDEKIALEAIFKLVRNGIKANDCTRAVIVAHNAHFDHSFLMAASERAGIKRNPFHPFATFDTASLSGLVFGQTVLAKACEAAEMPFDHKQAHSALYDTEKTAILFCEIVNRFKRLGGWPLPHNEQQAKADTEQP, from the coding sequence GTGCCAAACGCTAAATTATGTGAACGCTTTCGTGGTTTCTATCCTGTTGTAATTGATATTGAAACATCAGGCTTTGATCCTAATCAAAATGCAATTTTAGAAATTGCAGCTATTACATTGAAAATGGATGAAGAGGGCTTTTTAGCACCAGATGAAACGCTACAATTCAATGTAAAACCATTTGAAAATGCAATTTTAGAACCGACAGCTTTAGCATTTAATGGTATTGATCCTGATAATCCGTTACGTGATGCAGTTGATGAAAAAATAGCATTAGAAGCGATATTTAAACTTGTAAGAAATGGTATTAAGGCCAATGACTGTACCCGAGCAGTTATTGTTGCTCATAATGCTCATTTCGACCATAGTTTTTTAATGGCTGCATCTGAACGAGCAGGCATCAAACGCAATCCTTTTCATCCTTTTGCTACCTTTGACACGGCTTCGCTTAGTGGATTAGTGTTTGGTCAGACTGTCCTTGCAAAAGCGTGTGAAGCAGCTGAAATGCCATTCGATCATAAACAAGCCCATAGTGCCTTATATGATACCGAAAAAACAGCCATTTTATTTTGTGAAATTGTTAATCGCTTTAAACGACTTGGCGGTTGGCCATTACCGCATAACGAGCAGCAAGCTAAAGCAGACACTGAGCAGCCATAA
- a CDS encoding Nif3-like dinuclear metal center hexameric protein, translating into MHQFELQQIINNELQVTRYRDYAPNGLQVQGRSEVKKIVTGVTACQLLLDKAVELNADAVLVHHGYFWKNEPQTITGIKYHRMKTLLKHDINLYSYHLPLDGHPVLGNNVLLGQMLDITVDMREDITDLLFTGTLNNPLTALEFKQKLEQKLHNGQRSVLFCGDNAPTVINRVAWCSGGGQDFIESAAQQGIDAFFTGEVSERTIHIAREYGINFYAAGHHATERCGIKKLGEWLSNHYDLEIIFVDIDNPA; encoded by the coding sequence TTGCATCAATTTGAACTTCAACAAATCATCAATAATGAATTGCAAGTGACAAGATATCGTGACTATGCACCAAATGGATTACAGGTTCAAGGACGATCGGAAGTTAAAAAAATTGTGACAGGAGTTACAGCTTGTCAATTATTGTTAGATAAAGCAGTGGAACTTAATGCTGATGCTGTGTTGGTTCATCATGGTTATTTTTGGAAGAATGAACCACAAACTATTACTGGGATTAAATATCATCGAATGAAAACCTTACTCAAACATGATATTAATTTATATAGTTATCATCTGCCATTAGATGGTCATCCTGTTTTAGGTAATAATGTATTGCTAGGGCAAATGTTGGATATTACAGTTGATATGCGTGAAGACATAACCGATCTATTATTCACAGGCACTTTAAACAATCCACTTACAGCGTTAGAGTTTAAACAAAAACTTGAACAAAAATTACATAATGGTCAACGTTCAGTGCTGTTTTGTGGTGATAATGCGCCAACTGTAATTAATCGAGTGGCATGGTGTAGTGGTGGTGGTCAAGATTTTATTGAATCGGCAGCTCAACAAGGCATTGATGCCTTTTTTACCGGTGAAGTATCGGAACGTACTATTCATATCGCTCGTGAATATGGTATTAATTTTTATGCCGCTGGTCATCATGCAACTGAGCGTTGTGGTATCAAAAAATTAGGTGAATGGTTATCTAATCACTATGACTTAGAAATTATTTTTGTCGATATTGATAATCCTGCATAA
- the dapA gene encoding 4-hydroxy-tetrahydrodipicolinate synthase yields MFTGSLVALVTPMDTKGNVDHVSLKKLVEYHIENGTSAIVSVGTTGESATLNHHEHIDVIKRTIDYSDGRIDIIAGTGSNATKEAIELTRQVENIGVVGCLTVAPYYNKPTQEGLYQHFKAIAENTELPQILYNVPGRTCSDIKPETVGRLAEIKNIVALKDATGDLSRVYKTRKLVGDEFKLLSGDDATFLDFIILGGNGVISVTANVAAKQVATVYELAINNQIQQARALNDTLMALHTNLFIEPNPTPAKWACTRLGLMANGTIRLPLVPLSDSAIPVVEQALKDANLL; encoded by the coding sequence ATGTTTACAGGAAGTCTGGTCGCACTTGTTACTCCAATGGATACGAAAGGAAATGTCGACCATGTAAGCTTAAAAAAATTGGTCGAATATCATATTGAAAATGGCACATCTGCTATTGTATCAGTAGGAACTACTGGCGAATCAGCTACACTCAATCATCATGAACATATTGATGTTATTAAACGCACAATTGATTATTCTGATGGGCGTATTGATATTATTGCTGGAACTGGTTCAAATGCTACTAAAGAAGCGATCGAATTAACTCGTCAAGTTGAAAATATTGGTGTGGTAGGCTGTTTAACAGTAGCTCCTTATTATAATAAACCAACCCAAGAAGGACTATACCAACATTTCAAAGCTATCGCAGAAAATACCGAATTACCACAAATTCTTTATAATGTACCAGGTCGAACCTGTAGTGATATTAAGCCGGAAACTGTAGGTCGATTAGCGGAAATTAAAAATATTGTGGCGTTGAAGGATGCAACAGGCGATCTTTCACGTGTATACAAAACTCGTAAATTGGTTGGTGATGAATTTAAGTTATTAAGTGGCGATGATGCAACTTTCTTAGACTTCATTATTTTAGGGGGTAATGGTGTTATTTCAGTTACTGCTAATGTGGCAGCTAAACAAGTAGCGACGGTTTATGAGTTGGCAATTAATAATCAAATTCAACAGGCTCGAGCTTTAAATGATACTTTAATGGCATTACATACAAATTTATTCATTGAACCTAATCCAACTCCAGCAAAATGGGCTTGCACCAGATTAGGTTTAATGGCAAATGGAACAATTCGTTTACCATTAGTACCATTAAGTGATTCAGCCATTCCGGTAGTTGAGCAAGCATTAAAAGATGCTAATTTACTGTAA
- the bamC gene encoding outer membrane protein assembly factor BamC, whose protein sequence is MLNKTVLKSNAFKRIAIISAFASIFLVGCSSDQNYKREIDGNEDYLNSPSLKALVIPEGVSVPIEAGDFYIDNSDIEGALGKHLDIRPPTVPITTVDEAFAIYNNATVTFNAPISSGVWNSIPNTLAKQNISIVASDNNTIKTGNAVIARGDEQQPVDVSYIFKRQILGETETITIVLHTLTRGNEDLMSQPIEVQRYAVGLFNQIMDDVAPESLRTVPVKEKTDEDKKDDKESDPNKALKEDLKDDIRDGIRNDR, encoded by the coding sequence ATGTTGAATAAAACTGTATTAAAAAGCAATGCCTTTAAAAGAATAGCTATTATATCTGCATTTGCTTCTATATTTCTTGTTGGCTGTAGTAGTGATCAAAATTATAAACGAGAGATTGATGGTAATGAAGACTACCTTAATTCACCATCCTTAAAAGCGTTAGTTATTCCAGAAGGGGTTTCTGTACCAATTGAAGCCGGTGACTTCTATATTGATAATAGTGATATTGAAGGTGCATTAGGTAAACATCTTGACATTCGTCCACCAACGGTGCCGATTACAACAGTTGATGAAGCATTTGCTATTTATAACAATGCTACAGTAACATTTAACGCACCGATTAGTAGTGGTGTTTGGAACAGTATCCCAAACACATTGGCTAAGCAAAATATTTCAATCGTTGCAAGTGACAATAATACCATTAAAACAGGTAATGCTGTTATTGCTCGAGGAGACGAACAACAACCGGTCGATGTATCATATATTTTTAAACGTCAAATATTAGGTGAAACAGAAACAATTACTATTGTGTTACATACATTAACGCGCGGTAATGAAGATCTTATGTCACAACCGATCGAAGTTCAGCGTTATGCTGTTGGATTATTTAATCAAATAATGGATGATGTCGCCCCTGAGTCGCTACGAACTGTACCGGTTAAAGAAAAAACAGATGAAGATAAAAAAGATGATAAAGAATCAGATCCAAATAAAGCGCTGAAAGAAGACCTTAAAGATGATATTCGCGATGGCATCAGAAATGATCGCTAA
- the purC gene encoding phosphoribosylaminoimidazolesuccinocarboxamide synthase, producing the protein MKKLAELYRGKAKTVYTTDNPDLLILEFRNDTSAFDGLRIEQLDRKGMVNNKFNYFIMTKLREAGIPTQVEALLSDNEVLVKKLDMVPVECVVRNRAAGSLVKRLGVEEGKILNPPTFELFLKNDALHDPMVNESHCKSFGWATDEQLATMKELSFKINAVLTELFDKAGLILVDYKLEFGLFKGEITLGDEFSPDGCRLWEKETLKKMDKDRFRQGLGGVIEAYEEVAKRIGVPL; encoded by the coding sequence ATGAAGAAGTTGGCTGAGCTTTATCGTGGTAAAGCAAAAACTGTTTACACCACTGACAACCCTGATCTATTGATTCTTGAATTCCGTAATGATACGTCGGCCTTTGATGGACTGCGCATTGAGCAGTTAGATCGTAAAGGGATGGTAAATAATAAATTTAACTATTTTATTATGACAAAGTTACGTGAAGCAGGTATACCAACTCAGGTTGAAGCCCTATTATCAGACAATGAAGTACTGGTTAAAAAACTTGATATGGTTCCAGTTGAATGTGTGGTGCGTAACCGTGCAGCTGGTTCATTAGTTAAGCGTTTAGGGGTTGAAGAGGGCAAAATCCTTAATCCACCAACATTTGAACTATTCTTAAAAAATGATGCACTACATGACCCAATGGTTAATGAGTCACACTGTAAATCATTTGGCTGGGCAACTGACGAACAGTTAGCTACCATGAAGGAACTTAGCTTTAAAATCAACGCTGTTTTAACCGAGTTGTTCGATAAAGCCGGCTTGATTCTGGTTGATTACAAGTTAGAGTTTGGTTTATTCAAGGGTGAAATTACTTTAGGTGATGAGTTCTCTCCAGATGGTTGTCGCTTATGGGAAAAAGAAACCTTGAAAAAAATGGATAAAGATCGCTTCCGTCAAGGACTTGGCGGTGTCATTGAGGCTTATGAAGAGGTTGCCAAACGTATTGGTGTTCCACTTTAA
- a CDS encoding DUF441 domain-containing protein gives MFAQFDISFFLLLGLAALCYVTHNNTVTFAVLLLLLFKLTPLASYFPFLNQYGLTIGIVILTAAMMVPLADGSLKINEILKSFTSWQSILAILVGILVSWLGTRGISLIGAHPTIVNGLIIGTLIGVAFFKGVPVGPLIAAGILSLLIGKS, from the coding sequence ATGTTTGCCCAATTTGATATCTCTTTTTTTCTTTTATTAGGTTTAGCTGCACTGTGTTATGTTACGCATAATAACACAGTGACCTTTGCGGTATTGTTGCTGTTGTTATTTAAATTAACACCACTAGCAAGCTATTTTCCGTTCTTAAATCAATATGGCTTAACCATTGGTATTGTTATCTTAACTGCAGCAATGATGGTTCCTTTGGCTGATGGTTCATTAAAAATCAACGAAATTTTAAAATCATTTACCTCTTGGCAATCAATTTTAGCCATTTTAGTTGGTATTTTAGTGTCATGGTTAGGTACTCGAGGGATATCATTAATTGGCGCTCATCCTACTATTGTTAATGGTTTAATTATTGGTACCTTGATTGGGGTTGCTTTTTTCAAAGGTGTGCCAGTTGGACCATTAATTGCAGCTGGTATATTGTCACTATTAATTGGAAAAAGTTAA
- a CDS encoding tRNA(Met) cytidine acetyltransferase TmcA, with amino-acid sequence MINPTSTRKLWVLQGCRTQLFNQINAIINQFPGDWVTVTTQTDLPNVIHHYINPNQAKSLLGQEFKHAIFDATDGFNLDAFAMLTGTLIKNSVLILLLPESYSNWLDQDSLRWNESTTPIMVPNFIRHLQQTLLEFAHVDMPIIQSLENQDGDVTQQQIVLTQLLQSDSLLNILIAKRGRGKSALAGLFTHHRRCWVTAPNKNALVTFFQFAEADISFYAPDQLMVMNEHQFPDWLIIDEAAMIPLPMLEKILQLALSKQSKILLTTTVEGYEGTGQGFLLKLLKTQSTRQFYLDKPIRWKDNDDLERLTDKLLLNGVSTSDIKSEIDEHTISYSITERQDIDALKSIFYLLKMAHYQTTLVDLRRLFDAENLSVWQVNHTEQLIAAAVTINEGNLPNKLIDEVWRGTRRPKGNLVAQSLVAHAGDKLAAKLKSVRINRIAVIEPYRRQKIAKHLVQHIYQHASINNNDFISVSFAYSEANYQFWLACGFALVHIASHKQANSGSYSMMAIKPITQQGHLLTQRLVQRLQRNAYWLANIIDLPFNQLLTINDQQNLSLDDYQVLQGFCDYHRPFEACYASLCRLANTNVNHSKTPMPLLKALVQQKTSESELIKQYQLTGRNQLIKSIKHEVKSWFTNNQPDCM; translated from the coding sequence ATGATTAATCCTACTAGCACCAGAAAACTATGGGTGTTACAAGGTTGTCGTACCCAATTATTTAATCAAATTAACGCTATAATTAATCAGTTTCCTGGTGATTGGGTAACGGTCACTACGCAGACTGATTTACCAAATGTTATTCACCATTATATTAATCCAAATCAAGCTAAATCTTTACTTGGACAAGAGTTTAAGCATGCTATTTTTGATGCCACTGACGGTTTTAATCTTGATGCTTTTGCTATGTTAACTGGTACCTTAATTAAAAATAGTGTCCTTATTTTACTTCTACCTGAAAGTTATTCTAATTGGCTTGATCAAGATAGTTTACGTTGGAATGAATCAACCACGCCAATTATGGTACCTAATTTTATTCGTCATTTACAGCAAACATTGCTGGAATTTGCACATGTTGATATGCCAATTATCCAATCCTTGGAAAATCAAGATGGCGATGTAACTCAACAGCAAATAGTGCTAACACAATTATTGCAAAGTGATAGTTTACTAAATATATTAATAGCAAAACGAGGCCGAGGTAAATCAGCATTGGCAGGGCTGTTTACTCATCATCGGAGATGTTGGGTAACAGCACCTAATAAAAATGCATTAGTTACTTTTTTCCAGTTTGCTGAGGCTGATATATCATTCTACGCACCTGATCAATTAATGGTCATGAATGAACATCAATTTCCTGACTGGTTAATTATTGATGAAGCTGCCATGATACCATTACCAATGCTAGAAAAAATATTGCAATTAGCATTGTCTAAACAAAGCAAAATTTTACTGACCACCACAGTAGAAGGTTATGAAGGTACTGGGCAAGGTTTTTTACTAAAGTTATTAAAAACACAATCCACTAGGCAATTTTATTTAGATAAACCAATCCGTTGGAAAGATAACGATGATTTAGAACGGTTAACTGATAAATTGTTACTCAATGGCGTATCAACTAGCGATATAAAATCGGAAATTGATGAACATACAATTAGCTATTCTATCACTGAAAGGCAAGATATTGATGCGCTAAAATCAATTTTTTATTTATTGAAAATGGCGCATTATCAAACAACATTGGTTGATTTAAGAAGGTTATTTGATGCAGAAAATTTATCGGTGTGGCAAGTCAATCATACCGAACAACTTATTGCAGCAGCAGTAACAATTAATGAAGGAAATTTGCCAAATAAGCTAATTGATGAAGTATGGCGAGGTACTCGCCGACCTAAAGGTAATTTGGTTGCACAATCACTGGTAGCTCATGCTGGTGATAAACTGGCAGCTAAACTTAAGTCGGTTAGAATTAACCGTATTGCGGTTATTGAACCTTATCGACGTCAAAAGATAGCTAAACATTTAGTACAACATATTTATCAACATGCATCCATAAATAATAATGATTTTATTTCGGTTAGTTTTGCTTATAGTGAAGCAAATTATCAGTTTTGGCTTGCTTGTGGATTTGCATTGGTACACATTGCTAGCCATAAACAAGCGAATTCAGGTAGTTATTCTATGATGGCAATAAAGCCAATAACTCAGCAAGGTCATCTGCTAACACAACGTTTAGTACAGCGTTTACAACGTAATGCCTATTGGCTTGCGAATATTATCGATTTGCCGTTTAATCAATTGTTAACAATCAATGATCAACAAAACTTATCTTTAGATGATTATCAAGTTTTACAAGGATTTTGTGATTATCATCGACCGTTTGAAGCTTGTTATGCTTCATTGTGTCGTTTGGCTAATACAAATGTTAACCATAGTAAAACACCAATGCCACTACTTAAAGCATTAGTGCAACAAAAGACTAGTGAATCAGAATTAATAAAACAATATCAATTAACCGGCCGTAATCAATTAATTAAGTCAATTAAACATGAAGTCAAATCTTGGTTCACAAATAACCAACCTGACTGTATGTAA
- the cysZ gene encoding sulfate transporter CysZ, which produces MLEQPSHHQYSNPNQNRKPKSGIEYFLEGWALAFSPGLKRFVFLPLLANIIIMSALFYWFFVSITGMVDWGLSFLPSWLHWLGYIISFIVILTLVILFCYFFSTITNIIAAPFNGLLAEQVEAQLTGIPAPDTSWISLIKDLPRILKRELQKLANYLLWAIPILLSYFIPVIGQSVTPIVWFLFTAWQINIQYADYAFDNHKVSFVRMRQLLKQHRGDNLLFGILISFFTMVPLLNLIIMPIAVCGATAMWVDRYRHQAIFTSQSHDFRQ; this is translated from the coding sequence ATGTTAGAACAACCATCGCATCATCAATATTCGAATCCTAATCAAAATCGAAAACCGAAAAGCGGTATTGAATATTTTCTTGAAGGATGGGCATTAGCATTTAGCCCCGGCCTAAAAAGGTTTGTTTTCTTACCATTACTTGCTAATATCATTATTATGTCGGCACTTTTTTACTGGTTCTTTGTCTCAATTACCGGCATGGTCGACTGGGGTTTATCATTTTTACCTAGTTGGCTACATTGGTTAGGTTATATTATCAGTTTTATTGTGATTTTAACCTTGGTGATCTTATTTTGTTATTTTTTTAGTACTATCACTAATATTATTGCTGCCCCTTTCAATGGATTGCTGGCTGAGCAGGTTGAAGCACAATTAACCGGAATTCCGGCACCAGATACTTCATGGATCAGTTTGATTAAAGATCTGCCTCGAATTTTAAAACGGGAACTACAAAAGTTAGCTAATTATTTGTTGTGGGCGATTCCGATTTTACTGAGTTATTTTATTCCGGTCATAGGCCAATCAGTTACCCCAATAGTTTGGTTTTTATTTACTGCTTGGCAGATCAATATTCAATATGCTGATTATGCATTTGATAATCATAAGGTATCTTTTGTGCGTATGCGCCAATTATTAAAACAACATCGAGGGGATAATTTGTTATTTGGCATTTTAATTAGTTTCTTTACCATGGTGCCATTATTAAATTTAATTATTATGCCCATTGCGGTTTGTGGTGCGACAGCAATGTGGGTAGATCGTTATCGTCACCAAGCTATCTTTACTAGTCAAAGTCATGATTTTCGACAATAG
- a CDS encoding YpfN family protein, with protein MEWLKDYWWLIIIVLIGIFINTIKALNKLSYKDYLEKKKGIKPIPYSDDEDDDWPSQPKQN; from the coding sequence GAATGGCTTAAAGATTACTGGTGGCTAATTATTATCGTGTTGATTGGAATTTTTATTAATACCATTAAAGCGCTAAATAAACTGAGTTATAAGGACTATTTAGAAAAAAAGAAAGGGATAAAACCTATCCCTTATAGTGATGATGAAGATGACGACTGGCCATCTCAACCTAAGCAAAACTAG